TCGGTCATCAGAAACGACGAGTCGCAGGAGAGCACGATGCAGAAGTTCGACACCCCCGCCCCCATCTCGGCCACCCTCGACGTCCCCGCCGGGCGGATCCGGTTCATCGCCGCCCACCGGGCCGACACCACCGTCGAGATCCGGCCCGCGGACGCCGCCAAGGGCCGCGACGTGAAGGCCGCGGCCCGGATCGAGGTCGCCTACGCCGACGGCGTCCTGCGCATCGAGGCCCCCGCCGCGAAGAACCGGGTCCTCGGCACCTCCGGGTCCGTCGAGGTCACCGTCCAGCTGCCCGCCGGCTCCCGCGTCGCGGCGAGGACGGCCGACGCCGAACTGCGGGGCGTCGGGCGGCTCGGCGACGTCACCCTCGACAGCGCCGCCGGCTCGATCAAGCTCGACGAGGCCGCGAGCGCCCACCTCACCCTCCTCGCCGGCGACATCGCCGTCGGCCGCCTCACCGGCCCCGCCGAGATCAGCACCACCAAGGGCGACATCCGGATCACCGAGGCCGTCCGCGGCGCGGTCGTGCTGCGCACCGAGGCCGGCGGGATCGAGGTCGGCGCCGCCCGCGGCGTCTCCGCCTCGCTGGACGCCGGCACCGCCTACGGCCGGATCCACAACGCGCTGAAGAACGCCGACGGCGCCGCCGCGGCCCTGACCGTCCGCGCCACCACCGCCTACGGCGACATCACCGCCCGCAGCCTCTGACCGTCCAGGTGCGCGGCCACTCCTCGTACGGCCGCGCACCTCACCGCCCACCGCCACCGATCCACGTCCGACCCTGCAGAAAGACAGACCTTGACCATCGAGCAGCCCGTCTGGACCGGCATGGTGCCGGTCGACGACACCGCACTGGCCGTCACCGACACCCGCGGGCCCGGCCGTCCCGTGGTCTACCTCAACGGCTCCTACGCCGACCAGTCGCACTGGCGGCGCGTCATCACCGACCTCGGCGGGGACTTCCGGCACATCACCTACGACGAGCGCGCCCGCGGCAGGTCGCAGTGTTCGGCGGACTACTCGTTCGAGGCGTGCGTCCGCGATCTGGACGCCGTCCTCGATGCGCGGGGCGTGGAGCGACCGATCCTGGTGGGCTGGTCCTACGGCGCGGCACTCGCGATGCACTGGGCCGCCCGGAGTCCGGACCGCGTCCTGGGGGCGGTGTCCGTGGACGGCGCCTTCCCGCACGACTGGCTCGACGACGCGGCCCGGGCACAGATCCGGAAGCTGTTCCGCCGGCTGAGCCCGCTCTTCCCGGTCGCCCGCCGGCTCGGCCTGGCCGCGCGGATGAGCGCCGCGCAGCATGCCGAGATCAACATCGAGGCCAACGAGCTCTGCGCGCCCGGCGCCCTCAACCCGGTCTTCGACCGGGTGACCGCACCCGTCCGGTACGTGGTCGCCACCGGCGGCAACCTGGGCGGCGACGCGACGTTGATGGAGGAGATCCGGGCCAATCTCGACCCGGTGCTCGCCCGTAACCCGAACTTCAAGGTCAGCGCGAAGGTCGCGAGCAACCACTCCAAGATCCTGCGCAAGGACTTCCGGGCCGTCGCCGACGCGGTGCGCGAACTCGCCGGCGACCGCGAGCGCACCATCGGCTGAGCCACGGACGGTGTCACCGGCACGGGCCGGACGGTCCGTACCGGCCGAGGTCAGGCGTCCGTCTCCGGCCGCACCGGGTACGGGACGAAGGTGCTGGTGTGCTCGTCGACGGCCAGCGGGCGGCCGATGGCGGGGGCGGCGCGCTGCGGGCAGGCCGGGCGTTCGCAGACCTTGCAGCCGAGGCCGATCGGGGTGGCGGCGGCCTCGTCGCCCAGGTCGAGGCCGGCGGAGTACACCAGCCGTGCGGCGTGCCGGAGTTCGCAGCCGAGCCCGACGGCGAAGGTCTTCCCGGGCCGCCCCCAGCCGCCCGGCGAGCGGGAAACGGTGCGGGCCGTCCACAGGTGCCGCCGCCCGTCGGGCATGGCGGTGATCTGGACGTGCACCCGGCCGGGGGCTGCGAAGGCCTCGTAGACGTTCCAGAGCGGGCAGGTGCCGCCGGTGCGGGAGAAGTGGAAGTCGGTGGCGGACTGGCGCTTGGACACGTTGCCCGCGCGGTCGACCCGGACGAAGGAGAACGGCACCCCGCGCAGCCGCGGCCGCTGCAGGGTGCTCAGCCGGTGGCAGACCGTCTCGTAGCCCACGCCGAAGTGGTCGGCGAGGTGCTCGATGTCGTAGCGGGAGCGCTCCGCCTCGGCGTGGAACGCGGTGTAGGGCAGCACCAGCGCGGCGGCGAAGTAGTTGGCGAGCCCGATCCGGGTGAGCGACCGGGCGGTGGAACCCTCCGGGCTGTCCTGGGCGGCGAGTTCGGACAGCAGCGGGTCGTGCTCCAGGTAGGCCAGCTGGGTGGCCATCCGGAAGGCCTGCTGGCCCGGCCGCAGCCGGTCCGACAGGTGCAGTACCCGGGTGTGCGGGTCGTACCGGTGCAGGTGGTCTCCCCCGGTGGTGAGCCGGACGCCGTTCCGGGCGGTGAGCCGTTCCGCCAGCACCTCCCGGACACCGCCGCGCCGCAGACCGGTGGCCTCGGCCAACTCCTCGGCAGCGGTGTCGAGTTCGTGGAGGTAGTTCCGCCTGCGGTAGAAGAACTCGCGGACCTGCTCGTGCGGGGTGAGGGTGTCGGCGGCCGGGCCGCGTTCACCGGCGAGGACGGCCAACTGCTCGGCGACGGCGCGCCGCTCGCGGTTCAGGTCCATCAGCAGCCGGGCCACGGCGGGCAGTCGGGCGGCGACCTCGTCGAGGTCGCCCGGGGTGACGCGGCCGGCGGCGGTCTCCTCTCCGAGGGAGTCGCGCAGTTCGGCGGTGAGCCGGGCGGTCTCCGGCGGGGCGAACCAGCCGGCGTCGACGCCGAAGGCCTCGGTGAGTCGGAGCAGGACGGGGACGGTGAGCGGGCGGGCGTCGTGCTCCAACTGGTTGAGGTAGCTCGGCGAGAGGTCGAGCAGCCGGGCCGTCGCGGCCTGGCTGAGTCCGCGTTCCTCCCGCAGCCGGCGCAGCCGCGCCCCGGCGAAGGCCTTGCCCATCGTCCCGCTCCCCCGTTGCCGCCGCATGCCGCTGCCGCGTGTCGGTGCCAGCGTAGCCGCGCGGCAGCCCGGGTGGGCGTCTTCGCAGTCTTCGCCGATTCGCATCCGGGGCTTCGCAGAAGTTGGCGTCGGTCCAGCGGTGACGGCGGCCGCCGGGGCTGCCAGAGTCGGTGCTGCGGCCGGCGGCCGGCGGACAAGTCCCCTGTCGGAGCAGGTCCGTGGGCGGCGCGGGCAGAACCTGGTGGCCCCCTGCCGTCGCTGCCCCGGCGCCGGGACGGCGTCTGCGCATCGCGGGGCGTCCGGGCCTCACATCCTTCGCAACGAGCACCCCTGGAGCCATCATGACGCAGTCGGTTCGACAGCAGCAGGAGCAGCGCGCGGCGGACCTCGCCGCCCGGTGGGCGGCCGATCCCCGCTGGGCGGGCGTCGAGCGCAGCTACTCCGCGGCCGACGTGGTGCGGCTGTCGGGGACGGTGCGCGAGGAACACACGCTGGCCCGGCGCGGCGCCGAGCGGCTGTGGCGGCAGCTGCACGAGCGGGACTACATCCACGCCCTGGGTGCGCTGACGGGCGGTCAGGCCGTCCAGATGGTGAAGGCCGGCCTGCAGGCGATCTACCTGTCCGGCTGGCAGGTCGCCGCCGACGCGAACCAGGCCGGCCAGACCTACCCCGACCAGAGCCTCTACCCGGCCGACTCCGTTCCCCAGGTGGTGCGCCGGATCAACAACGCGCTGCTGCGCGCGGACGGGATCGACGCCGCCGAGGGCAACGAAGGACCGGACTGGCTGGTGCCGATCGTCGCCGACGCCGAGGCCGGCTTCGGCGGCCCGCTGAACGCCTTCGAGCTCACCAAGGGCATGATCGCGGCCGGCGCGGCGGGCATCCACTACGAGGACCAGCTCGCCTCCGAGAAGAAGTGCGGCCACCTCGGCGGCAAGGTCCTGGTGCCGACCGCCCAGCACATCCGTACCCTCAACGCCGCCCGGCTGGCCGCCGACATCGCGGACGTGCCGACCGTGATCGTGGCCCGCACCGACGCGCTGGCGGCCAACCTCCTCACCACCGACGTGGACGAGCGCGACGCCCGGTTCTGCACCGGCGAACGCACCGCCGAGGGTTTCTTCCGGGTCGAGCCCGGCATGGCGCCGGTGATCTCCCGCGGCCTCGCCTTCGCCCCCTACGCCGACCTGCTCTGGGTGGAGACCGGCACCCCGGACCTCGCCCAGGCCCGCGAGTTCGCCGAGGCCGTCAAGGCCGAGTACCCGGACAAGCTGCTCGCCTACAACTGCTCGCCGTCCTTCAACTGGAGGGCCGCCCTGGACGACGACGAGATCGCCAAGTTCCAGCGCGAGCTCGGCGCGATGGGCTACCGCTTCCAGTTCATCACGCTGGCCGGCTTCCACGCCCTCAACCACTCGATGTTCCAGCTCGCCAAGGGCTACGCCGAGCACGGCATGACCGCCTACGTCGACCTGCAGGAGGCCGAGTTCGCCTCCGCCGCGGACGGCTACACGGCCGTGAAGCACCAGCGCGAGGTCGGCACCGGGTACTTCGACCAGGTCTCCACGGCGCTCAACCCGAACGCCGAGACCCTCGCCCTGACCGGCTCCACCGAGGCCGAGCAGTTCCACTGCCCGAGCCCGGCGGCCGCCCCGTCCGGGGCGCTCCACGGCCGCCGATACAGCCCGGGGCCTCGTTGAGGGACGAAGCCCCGGGCCCGCCGCCCCGAAGAGCCCTCTTGGAGAACCGGATGAGCCCGACCAGCCGCATCTCGACCCCCGCCGAGATCCTCGGCGAGCACGAGGAGCGTTTCGAGGAGATCCTCACCCCCGAGGCCCTGCGCTTCCTCGCCCGCCTGCACGAGGTCTTCGCGGGCCGCCGCACCGACCTGCTCGCCGAACGCGCCCGCCGCGGCGCCGCGTTGGCGGCGGGCGGCACCCTGGACTTCCTCCCGGAGACCCGCGCCGTCCGCGAGGACACCACCTGGCGCGTCGCCGGGGCAGCTCCCGGCCTCGCCGACCGCAGGGTGGAGATCACCGGCCCGCCCGAGCGCCGGATGACCGTCAACGCCCTCAACTCCGGTGCGAAGGTGTGGCTGGCGGACTTCGAGGACGCCACCGCCCCCACCTGGCACAACATCGTCAGCGGGCAGCTCAACCTGCTCGACGCGATCGAGCGGCGGATCGACGGGACCACCCCGGACGGCCGGCGGTACCGGGTCGGCGGCACACCCGCCACCATCGTCGTCCGTCCCCGCGGCTGGCACCTCGACGAGGCCCATCTGTGGTTCGGCGGCCGCCCGGCCGTCGGCGCCCTGGTCGACTTCGGCCTCTACCTCTTCCACTGCGGCCGGCGGCAGATCGACCGCGGCAGCGGCCCCTACTTCTACCTCCCGAAACTGGAGAACCACCTCGAAGCGCGCCTCTGGAACGACGTCTTCACCGTCGCCCAGGCCGAACTCGGCATCCCGCACGGCACGATCCGCGCCACCGTCCTCATCGAGACCGTCACCGCGGCGTTCGAGATGGACGAGATCCTCTACGAACTGCGCGAGCACGCCGCCGGGTTGAACGCCGGCCGGTGGGACTACCTGTTCAGCCTGATCAAGAACTTCGCCCGTCACGGACCGCGGTTCGTCCTGCCCGACCGCGCCGACCTGACGATGACCCAGCCCTTCATGCGCGCCTACACCGAGCTGCTGGTGCGCACCTGCCACCGGCGCGGCGCGCACGCCGTCGGCGGCATGGCCGCGGCGATCCCGAGCCGCGACGCCGAGGCCAACGAGGCCGCGCTCGCCAAGGTCCGGCGTGACAAGGAGCGGGAGGCCGGCGACGGCTTCGACGGCTCCTGGGTCGCCCACCCGGGCCTGGTCGCCACCTGCCGCGCCGCCTTCGACGCCGTCCTGGGCGACCGCCCGAACCAGCTCCACCGCACCCGGGAGGACGTCGAGGTAGCCGCCGCCGACCTGCTCGCCGTCCAGCGGCTGTCCGTCGGCCTCCCGACCGAACAGGGCGTGCGGTCCAACGTCGCCGTCGCGCTGCGCTACCTCACCGCCTGGCTCGGCGGGACGGGCGCGGTCGCCGTCCTCGGGCTGATGGAGGACGTCGCCACCGCGGAGATCGCCCGCTGCCAGCTCTGGCAGTGGCAGCACCACTGCTCCCGTCTCGCCGGCGGCTCGCTCGCCACCCCGGACCTGATACGGCGGCTCATCGACCGGGAGCGGGCCGCCCTGCTCGCCGAAGGTGCCGACCCGGTGCAGGTCGACCACGCCGTACGGACCCTGGAGGAGACCGCCCTCGCCGCGGACCTGCCCGCCTTCCTCACCACCGAGGCCTACGCCCGCCACCTCGTCCGAGTCCGCACCGCGGCCTGAGCCGCCCCCACTACGGAGGCACCACCATGAACGAGATCCGACGGGTCGCCGTGGTCGGCGCGGGGCAGATGGGCTCCGGCATCGCCGAGGTGTTCGCCCGCGCCGGTCTGGACACCGTCATCTGCGAGCGGGACGCGACCGCGCTGCGGGCCGCCCGGGAGCGGATCGACCGATCCCTGCGGCGCGCGGTCGACCGCGGCCGGCTCGACCCGGCCCGCGGCGAGGACGCCCGGGCTCGCCTGCTGTTCGCCGACGACCTGGAGGCCCTGGCCGACCGTCAACTCGTCGTCGAGGCGGTCGTCGAGGACGAGACCGTCAAGACCGGCGTGCTCGCCCGCCTCGACGAGATCCTCGCCGACGACGGCGCCGTCCTCGCCACCAACACCTCCGCCATCCCGGTCACCAGGCTGGGCATCGCCACCACCCGCGCCTCGCACGTGCTGGGCCTGCACTTCTTCAACCCGGCACCCGTGATGCCGCTGGTGGAGGTGGTCTCCTCGCTGCACACCGGCCCGGACGTGCTGCGGCGCATCGAGGCCTTCGCCGCCGACACCCTCGGCAAGCACGTCGTCCGCTCCCGCGACCGGGCCGGCTTCGTCGTCAACGCCCTGCTCGTGCCCTACCTGCTCGCCGCGGTCCGGATGGCCGAGGCAGGCCACGCGAGCCCGGAGGACATCGACGCCGGCATGGTGCACGGCTGCGCGCACCCCATGGGCCCGCTCCGACTCGCCGACCTGATCGGCCTGGACACCGTCGAGGCGATCGCGAACTCGCTGTACGAGGAG
This genomic window from Streptomyces sp. TLI_235 contains:
- a CDS encoding isocitrate lyase, translated to MTQSVRQQQEQRAADLAARWAADPRWAGVERSYSAADVVRLSGTVREEHTLARRGAERLWRQLHERDYIHALGALTGGQAVQMVKAGLQAIYLSGWQVAADANQAGQTYPDQSLYPADSVPQVVRRINNALLRADGIDAAEGNEGPDWLVPIVADAEAGFGGPLNAFELTKGMIAAGAAGIHYEDQLASEKKCGHLGGKVLVPTAQHIRTLNAARLAADIADVPTVIVARTDALAANLLTTDVDERDARFCTGERTAEGFFRVEPGMAPVISRGLAFAPYADLLWVETGTPDLAQAREFAEAVKAEYPDKLLAYNCSPSFNWRAALDDDEIAKFQRELGAMGYRFQFITLAGFHALNHSMFQLAKGYAEHGMTAYVDLQEAEFASAADGYTAVKHQREVGTGYFDQVSTALNPNAETLALTGSTEAEQFHCPSPAAAPSGALHGRRYSPGPR
- a CDS encoding 3-hydroxyacyl-CoA dehydrogenase yields the protein MNEIRRVAVVGAGQMGSGIAEVFARAGLDTVICERDATALRAARERIDRSLRRAVDRGRLDPARGEDARARLLFADDLEALADRQLVVEAVVEDETVKTGVLARLDEILADDGAVLATNTSAIPVTRLGIATTRASHVLGLHFFNPAPVMPLVEVVSSLHTGPDVLRRIEAFAADTLGKHVVRSRDRAGFVVNALLVPYLLAAVRMAEAGHASPEDIDAGMVHGCAHPMGPLRLADLIGLDTVEAIANSLYEEYKEPLYAPPPLLSRMVEAGLLGRKTGRGFHPYREV
- a CDS encoding putative adhesin codes for the protein MQKFDTPAPISATLDVPAGRIRFIAAHRADTTVEIRPADAAKGRDVKAAARIEVAYADGVLRIEAPAAKNRVLGTSGSVEVTVQLPAGSRVAARTADAELRGVGRLGDVTLDSAAGSIKLDEAASAHLTLLAGDIAVGRLTGPAEISTTKGDIRITEAVRGAVVLRTEAGGIEVGAARGVSASLDAGTAYGRIHNALKNADGAAAALTVRATTAYGDITARSL
- a CDS encoding malate synthase — encoded protein: MSPTSRISTPAEILGEHEERFEEILTPEALRFLARLHEVFAGRRTDLLAERARRGAALAAGGTLDFLPETRAVREDTTWRVAGAAPGLADRRVEITGPPERRMTVNALNSGAKVWLADFEDATAPTWHNIVSGQLNLLDAIERRIDGTTPDGRRYRVGGTPATIVVRPRGWHLDEAHLWFGGRPAVGALVDFGLYLFHCGRRQIDRGSGPYFYLPKLENHLEARLWNDVFTVAQAELGIPHGTIRATVLIETVTAAFEMDEILYELREHAAGLNAGRWDYLFSLIKNFARHGPRFVLPDRADLTMTQPFMRAYTELLVRTCHRRGAHAVGGMAAAIPSRDAEANEAALAKVRRDKEREAGDGFDGSWVAHPGLVATCRAAFDAVLGDRPNQLHRTREDVEVAAADLLAVQRLSVGLPTEQGVRSNVAVALRYLTAWLGGTGAVAVLGLMEDVATAEIARCQLWQWQHHCSRLAGGSLATPDLIRRLIDRERAALLAEGADPVQVDHAVRTLEETALAADLPAFLTTEAYARHLVRVRTAA
- a CDS encoding alpha/beta hydrolase family protein, which gives rise to MVPVDDTALAVTDTRGPGRPVVYLNGSYADQSHWRRVITDLGGDFRHITYDERARGRSQCSADYSFEACVRDLDAVLDARGVERPILVGWSYGAALAMHWAARSPDRVLGAVSVDGAFPHDWLDDAARAQIRKLFRRLSPLFPVARRLGLAARMSAAQHAEINIEANELCAPGALNPVFDRVTAPVRYVVATGGNLGGDATLMEEIRANLDPVLARNPNFKVSAKVASNHSKILRKDFRAVADAVRELAGDRERTIG